One genomic region from Hemiscyllium ocellatum isolate sHemOce1 chromosome 13, sHemOce1.pat.X.cur, whole genome shotgun sequence encodes:
- the mrpl47 gene encoding 39S ribosomal protein L47, mitochondrial produces MAARVVSWCLQLSRSFRIGPKNLDKFQKIERGSSLIAQHRSLHTSASCQGLNEFFDDSKNWGEPTVKSGAPWTAKQLRLKSNEDLHKLWYVLLKEKNMLLTLEQEAKRQRLPMPSPERLKKMERSMARIDSVVQEREDALRLLQTGQEKGRPGAWRKDIFGRNFWYKFKEWPIPWYLNKIYRRKRFYTPPFVDIFVRRRIEKHLRKINNARKAKMEEEKVLKEKFQHRSASS; encoded by the exons GAAAAACTTGGACAAGTTTCAGAAGATTGAACGAGGATCAAGCCTGATTGCACAGCATAGATCTCTGCATACTTCTGCTTCCTGTCAAGGGCTGAATGAGTTCTTTGATGACTCTAAGAATTGGGGAGAACCAACAGTAAAATCTG GTGCACCTTGGACAGCAAAACAACTACGATTAAAAAGCAATGAAGATTTACACAAGCTCTG GTACGTCCTTCTCAAAGAAAAGAACATGCTTTTGACTTTGGAACAAGAAGCAAAGCGACAACGATTACCAATGCCAAGTCCAGAGCGTTTAAAGAAA ATGGAACGATCTATGGCTAGAATTGACTCCGTTGTTCAAGAACGTGAAGATGCTCTGAGGTTGCTGCAGACTGGGCAAGAGAAAGGCCGACCTGGTGCTTGGAGGAAGGACATCTTTGGGCGCAACTTTTG GTACAAATTTAAGGAATGGCCTATTCCTTGGTACCTAAACAAGATATACAGAAGAAAACGATTTTACACGCCACCATTTGTGGATATTTTTGTTAG GCGACGTATTGAGAAGCACCTACGTAAAATCAACAATGCAAGAAAGGCAAAAATGGAGGAAGAGAAAGTACTAAAGGAAAAATTCCAACATCGGTCTGCATCAAGTTAA